A part of bacterium genomic DNA contains:
- a CDS encoding PIN domain-containing protein, with protein sequence MKYLLDTDTCIYWFKGIDKIKERVKKVGEDNLAVSIITIGELKYGAYFSKYVEQNLKRLSDFLKKVEIAYLNEESIDQYGRNKANLRKEGRLIEDFDLLNASVALSRSWILVTNNLRHYERIKELKVENWL encoded by the coding sequence ATGAAATATCTCTTAGATACGGATACCTGTATTTATTGGTTCAAGGGAATAGATAAAATAAAGGAAAGGGTCAAAAAAGTAGGAGAGGATAATTTAGCCGTTTCAATAATCACTATTGGAGAGCTAAAGTATGGAGCCTACTTTTCAAAATATGTAGAGCAAAATCTCAAGAGATTGTCCGATTTTTTGAAGAAAGTAGAAATCGCCTATCTTAATGAAGAAAGTATTGACCAGTATGGAAGAAACAAGGCAAATTTGAGAAAAGAAGGAAGACTGATAGAAGACTTTGACCTTCTAAATGCAAGTGTTGCTTTGAGCAGAAGTTGGATTTTAGTTACAAATAATCTCAGGCATTATGAAAGAATAAAAGAACTTAAAGTTGAGAATTGGCTGTAG
- a CDS encoding type II toxin-antitoxin system YafQ family toxin, whose translation MMYTPVYTKQFSKDIKLTQNRRKNMEKLKMIVLCLLDGERLDPIHRDHKLIGDYEDRRECHIESDWLLIYKIQGNTIVFERTGTHSDLFKR comes from the coding sequence ATGATGTATACGCCTGTCTACACGAAGCAGTTCTCCAAAGATATTAAACTTACCCAGAATCGCCGAAAGAACATGGAGAAATTAAAAATGATTGTCCTGTGTCTGCTTGACGGTGAACGATTGGATCCGATACACCGAGACCACAAACTTATCGGAGATTATGAGGATCGGCGAGAGTGCCACATAGAATCGGATTGGTTGTTGATATACAAGATTCAAGGAAATACAATTGTTTTTGAGCGGACAGGTACTCACTCAGATTTATTCAAGAGGTAG
- a CDS encoding DUF5714 domain-containing protein yields MEQEKKSGCIVCGKELEYLTEAISATCSYCRKSEKGYFICKERHYVCEDCHKRGALEVITQFCLSSKTTNPLEMADILMKHPSIHMIGPEHHPMIAGILVTAYKNVAGGVDEKAIEEAIKRGSNIPAGYCGLYGTDGVAIACGIAVAIILKATPLSDTERIIANVMTSRVLASIANHRGARCCKRSTYIAIETAIQYFREVLKVKLGYIPSSLLKCEHSSRNKHCNKGDCRFYV; encoded by the coding sequence ATGGAACAAGAAAAGAAAAGTGGATGTATCGTTTGTGGGAAAGAGCTGGAATATCTGACTGAGGCAATTTCCGCTACCTGCTCTTATTGTAGAAAGAGTGAAAAGGGTTATTTTATTTGTAAGGAAAGACATTATGTCTGTGAGGATTGCCATAAAAGAGGTGCTCTTGAGGTAATTACCCAATTCTGTCTTTCTTCAAAAACAACCAATCCACTTGAGATGGCAGATATCCTGATGAAACATCCCTCAATTCATATGATCGGTCCTGAACATCATCCGATGATTGCTGGAATTCTTGTTACAGCATATAAAAATGTAGCCGGTGGCGTAGATGAGAAAGCGATAGAGGAAGCGATTAAAAGGGGAAGCAATATCCCTGCTGGCTATTGTGGGTTATATGGCACAGATGGTGTTGCTATTGCCTGTGGCATAGCTGTAGCTATTATCCTGAAGGCAACACCTCTCTCTGATACAGAAAGAATTATCGCCAATGTAATGACCTCTCGTGTGCTTGCTTCAATAGCCAATCATCGTGGGGCAAGATGTTGTAAACGAAGCACATATATCGCCATTGAGACGGCTATTCAATACTTCCGTGAGGTTTTAAAGGTAAAGCTGGGTTATATTCCATCATCTCTACTAAAATGCGAACATAGCTCAAGAAATAAACATTGCAATAAAGGGGATTGTAGGTTTTATGTTTGA
- a CDS encoding type II toxin-antitoxin system RelB/DinJ family antitoxin: MSKNAVIHARVESDLKEHAESIFRRLGVSTTQAIAIFYKQVVLRKGLPFDVAIPNKTTQRTFEATDAGRDVILCKDAKDMFRKLGI, from the coding sequence ATGAGCAAGAACGCTGTCATCCATGCTAGAGTAGAATCTGATCTAAAGGAACACGCCGAAAGCATCTTCCGCCGTCTTGGTGTTTCAACAACTCAGGCGATAGCCATCTTCTACAAGCAGGTGGTTCTTCGAAAAGGACTGCCCTTTGACGTTGCGATTCCAAACAAGACAACGCAAAGGACGTTTGAGGCAACAGATGCCGGGCGTGATGTAATTCTCTGTAAAGATGCAAAAGATATGTTCCGGAAATTGGGGATATGA